From one Melioribacteraceae bacterium genomic stretch:
- a CDS encoding glycosyl hydrolase family 18 protein, translating to MIKTFNNIILLMLWFSLISPAQVSSHHFDKFKHRDNISPSNLKLNTKNYKNLLKKNIFGYLPYWELSSANIRLDLLSHIAIFDFVLNSDGSLIPPYNWPDDWLSIINEAQSNDVKVILTVSNLSLTETDSNLVSSLINNQSNKNIFFDEVHDLISDYNLDGINIDFENLKLSERGDPINNFMQELRDSLSTWLIDKELSFATPAVNWGNRWKLKELSEICDYLFIMAYDYHGSWSTNAGPVAPLTGNNNYSPYNYVRTISTDYYNVDPIKIILGVPYYGAEWLVDTNDNYANVNPEGEPNSNWVGHVDYADVHYLFADYNYVKFDGISQTTYVLGPQGNKFKLIWMDTSPSLALKYDFAIENNFGGIGIWSLGKDGNRTELWDLIEQKFADTTTGVEAEDLTNNFILHQNYPNPFNPSTTIKFTVPSNVKRETSNTKLIVYDILGKEVATIINNKLLPGHHEVIFDATELSSGLYFYKLIIGNKHRATKKMLLLK from the coding sequence TTTGGTTTAGCCTAATTAGTCCGGCTCAAGTTAGCTCACATCATTTTGATAAATTCAAGCATAGAGACAATATTAGTCCGAGTAATCTTAAACTTAATACAAAGAATTACAAAAATTTGTTAAAGAAAAATATTTTCGGTTACTTACCTTATTGGGAATTGAGTAGCGCTAATATTAGATTGGATTTATTATCCCACATTGCAATTTTTGATTTTGTTTTAAACAGCGATGGTTCACTCATCCCTCCATATAATTGGCCTGACGATTGGCTATCTATTATTAATGAAGCTCAATCAAATGATGTAAAAGTGATTTTGACAGTCTCCAATTTATCATTAACTGAAACAGATAGTAATCTTGTAAGTTCACTCATCAACAATCAGTCAAATAAAAATATTTTCTTTGATGAAGTACACGATTTAATCTCAGACTATAATTTAGATGGAATTAATATCGATTTCGAAAATCTTAAGTTAAGCGAGCGCGGCGATCCAATAAATAATTTTATGCAGGAACTTCGGGATTCGTTGAGCACTTGGTTAATCGATAAAGAATTATCTTTTGCCACACCAGCCGTCAATTGGGGAAATAGATGGAAGTTAAAAGAGCTTTCGGAAATTTGCGATTACCTTTTTATAATGGCTTATGATTATCATGGAAGCTGGAGTACAAACGCGGGTCCCGTTGCCCCTTTAACCGGAAATAATAATTATAGTCCTTACAATTATGTAAGAACAATTTCAACAGATTATTATAATGTAGACCCAATAAAAATAATTCTTGGCGTTCCTTATTACGGTGCCGAGTGGTTAGTAGATACAAATGATAATTATGCAAATGTGAATCCCGAGGGTGAACCCAATTCAAATTGGGTCGGCCATGTTGATTATGCCGATGTTCATTACTTATTTGCAGATTATAACTATGTTAAATTTGATGGAATTTCACAAACCACTTATGTTTTGGGACCTCAGGGAAATAAGTTTAAACTCATTTGGATGGATACCTCACCTTCGCTAGCATTAAAATATGATTTTGCGATTGAGAATAATTTCGGTGGGATTGGAATTTGGTCACTAGGCAAAGATGGTAATAGAACAGAATTGTGGGATTTAATAGAACAAAAGTTTGCCGATACTACAACCGGTGTTGAAGCGGAAGATTTAACAAATAATTTTATACTACATCAAAATTATCCTAATCCTTTTAATCCGAGTACAACAATAAAATTCACTGTACCATCAAATGTGAAACGTGAAACGTCAAACACAAAATTAATTGTGTACGATATTTTAGGTAAGGAAGTTGCAACTATCATTAATAATAAACTGCTGCCGGGTCATCATGAAGTAATTTTTGATGCGACCGAACTTTCTAGCGGTTTGTACTTTTATAAATTAATTATCGGTAACAAGCATAGAGCTACAAAGAAGATGCTCCTTTTAAAATGA
- a CDS encoding sucrose synthase: MTKFLKSIEKNSGIFYGFMNFLAQQEKKLCVKGNILEYFYTYSKKTESKVIELEDILKSCQESIAIHDSIYLEVREKISQTRFYYVNISEHFTEEIATKNYLMVKEKFIDSSNSNNILNLDFSPFYDNNPFVRDTKNIGQGVEYLNRYLSSQLFNDTAKWKKLLFNFLHLHKYDGEQLLLNDRINDADELNEQIDKAVRLLKDYDENVSFKEVKHKLQELGFEPGLGKDVKELKICLNLLDNILNSPDHQSLAEFIARIPMVFKIAIISPHGFFSQTSAMGLPDTGGQVVYILDQVKALEEALIDSLKKSGINALPKIVVLTRLIPNHMGTDCDKRLEKIHNSKNSWILRVPFREHNKNVTDNWISRFEIWPYLEEFAEDSYIELLAEFGSRPDFIIGNYSDGNLVSYLLAKRFKVTQCCIAHALEKSKYLFSALYWKDLEQYYHFSLQFSADLIAINSANFLITSSYQEIAGTDDSMGQYESYKHFTMPGLYRVENGVNPKHMKFNIVSPGVNQNVFFPPSQKEDRVDEVTRCVDEMFFENKEESFLWGKLADPDKVPIFAMSRLDKIKNITGLIRWFGESKVLQNKVNLILAAGRINPDESSDNEEKEEIILTHELLEKYKLHDKVRWIGRPLRKDESGEAYRRIAEKRGVFVQPALFEGFGLTVIEAMTTGVPVFATKYGGPLEIIEHKVHGFHIDPANDGESISVLEERITKMIDDPEYWDKISSNAIKRVDEKYNWPLYTEKLLSQSKIYGFWKYSTDLENKGMEAYLDLFYHTVFKPRAKELLEEHSRR; encoded by the coding sequence ATGACTAAATTTTTAAAATCAATTGAAAAAAATTCGGGCATATTTTATGGGTTTATGAATTTCCTCGCTCAACAAGAGAAAAAGTTGTGTGTAAAAGGAAATATTTTGGAATACTTTTATACATATTCAAAGAAAACAGAATCTAAAGTTATTGAATTAGAAGATATCTTAAAAAGTTGTCAAGAATCAATTGCAATTCATGATTCAATCTACCTTGAAGTAAGAGAAAAAATTAGTCAAACTAGATTTTATTATGTAAATATTTCAGAACATTTTACGGAAGAAATAGCGACTAAAAATTATTTAATGGTAAAAGAGAAATTTATCGATTCAAGTAATTCAAATAATATTTTGAATCTGGATTTCTCCCCATTCTATGATAATAATCCCTTTGTGCGTGATACTAAAAATATAGGACAGGGAGTTGAATATTTAAATAGATATCTGTCAAGTCAACTTTTTAACGATACTGCAAAGTGGAAAAAACTTCTATTTAATTTTTTACATCTTCACAAATATGATGGTGAACAGTTATTATTAAATGATAGAATTAATGATGCGGATGAACTTAATGAACAAATTGACAAAGCTGTCAGATTATTAAAAGATTATGATGAGAATGTTTCCTTTAAAGAAGTAAAACATAAGTTGCAAGAACTTGGTTTTGAACCGGGACTCGGTAAAGATGTTAAAGAACTAAAAATCTGTTTAAACTTATTAGATAACATTCTTAACTCTCCTGATCATCAATCACTTGCCGAATTCATTGCTAGAATCCCAATGGTTTTTAAGATTGCAATAATTTCTCCCCACGGTTTCTTCTCTCAAACTAGCGCGATGGGTTTACCAGATACCGGTGGACAAGTAGTCTATATTCTTGATCAAGTTAAAGCTCTTGAGGAAGCATTAATTGATTCTCTTAAAAAATCTGGTATAAATGCACTTCCTAAAATTGTTGTGCTAACCAGATTAATCCCAAATCATATGGGTACTGATTGTGATAAACGACTTGAAAAAATCCACAATTCAAAAAATTCTTGGATACTGCGTGTTCCTTTCAGAGAGCATAATAAAAATGTTACCGATAATTGGATTTCTAGATTCGAAATATGGCCTTATCTAGAAGAATTTGCGGAAGATTCATACATAGAATTACTTGCCGAATTTGGATCTCGTCCGGATTTTATTATTGGCAATTACTCAGATGGTAACTTAGTATCATATTTATTAGCAAAGAGATTCAAAGTAACACAATGCTGTATCGCACACGCTTTAGAAAAAAGCAAATATCTTTTCAGTGCACTTTATTGGAAAGATTTGGAGCAATACTATCATTTCTCATTACAATTTTCAGCCGATCTAATTGCAATTAACTCTGCCAATTTTTTGATTACATCGTCATATCAAGAAATTGCAGGAACCGATGATTCAATGGGACAATATGAATCATACAAACATTTTACAATGCCGGGTCTTTATCGTGTTGAAAACGGAGTAAATCCGAAACACATGAAATTCAATATCGTTTCACCGGGGGTTAATCAAAATGTTTTCTTCCCTCCATCACAAAAAGAAGATCGAGTTGATGAAGTCACAAGATGTGTTGATGAAATGTTTTTTGAAAATAAAGAAGAATCATTTTTATGGGGAAAGTTAGCCGATCCGGATAAAGTTCCAATCTTTGCAATGTCTAGGCTGGATAAAATAAAAAATATTACCGGTTTAATTAGATGGTTTGGGGAATCAAAAGTATTACAAAATAAAGTAAATTTGATTTTAGCTGCGGGAAGAATAAACCCTGATGAATCTTCCGATAATGAAGAGAAAGAAGAAATTATTCTAACTCATGAGTTGTTAGAAAAATACAAATTGCATGATAAGGTTAGGTGGATCGGCAGACCTTTACGAAAAGACGAATCGGGAGAAGCTTATAGAAGAATTGCAGAGAAGAGAGGTGTCTTTGTTCAACCGGCATTATTTGAAGGATTTGGCTTAACCGTTATTGAAGCAATGACAACCGGAGTTCCGGTTTTTGCAACAAAATACGGTGGACCATTGGAAATTATTGAACATAAAGTACATGGCTTTCATATTGATCCCGCTAATGATGGTGAGTCTATTTCTGTACTAGAAGAACGAATAACAAAGATGATTGATGATCCAGAATATTGGGATAAAATTTCGAGTAATGCAATTAAACGCGTTGATGAAAAATATAATTGGCCCTTATATACAGAGAAACTTTTATCGCAATCAAAAATTTACGGTTTTTGGAAATACTCAACAGATCTGGAAAACAAAGGAATGGAAGCGTATCTTGATTTGTTTTATCACACAGTATTCAAACCAAGAGCAAAAGAATTATTAGAGGAACATTCAAGAAGATGA
- a CDS encoding HAD-IIB family hydrolase — translation MSKKGLFIQLYNIHGLIRGHNLELGVDADTGGQTKYVLELAKSLSERDDIRKVEIVTRRIDDKEVSKDYSVHEETVNEKLTIVRIRCGGLKYIRKELLWPHLEEFVDKSIKYIKSKEELPDIIHSHYADAGYVCTELTKFFGIPLIHTGHSLGKNKLTNLLKNGLREDEINKRYKMDQRINAEESVIFFADRIITSTKQEIKKQYGLYENTNEEKFVVIPPSVGLDRFYPYNEKREWDEEESKIRDHIREELWRFFTNLNKPIILSLCRPEKRKNISGLITAYGEDKELQKKANLAIFAGIRKDIMKMPDIEREVLTEMLLLLDKYNLYGKMAIPKRHDVHDEVPELYRIAAESRGVFVNSAFNEPFGLTLIEAAASGLPVVATDDGGPRDILANLNNGELVDVTESRNIAAGIHKILDNEIKWEKYSHSGVEKVEKFYSWKAHTTKYMDVLKDLLEEYSEEPKTFISTGRKLLNYDKFMVFDIDDTLLGNPDAAERMKKVILENSDHIGFGVATGRTIDSAKTVLAENNFVLPDLIISSVGSEIYYRNKEEYVFSTGWESHISQGWKREQIVDSLSDYDFLEYQEENTQRNFKVSFYIDNAEKNYRKVVNTLVQNKIKANCIISHKNYLDILPARASKGRAVRYIAYRWNLLHNNILVAGDSGNDEDMLTGELLGVVVGNHGDELNKLKSRRRIYFAKAERSDGIIEGLEYYKFLER, via the coding sequence ATGAGCAAAAAAGGATTGTTCATCCAACTCTATAATATTCATGGATTAATAAGAGGACACAATTTGGAACTTGGAGTTGATGCTGATACCGGGGGACAGACAAAATATGTTCTTGAGTTGGCAAAATCTTTAAGTGAAAGAGATGATATTAGAAAAGTTGAGATTGTAACAAGAAGAATTGATGACAAGGAAGTCTCGAAAGATTATTCCGTCCATGAAGAAACTGTAAATGAAAAATTAACCATAGTTCGAATTCGTTGCGGTGGATTAAAATACATCCGAAAAGAATTACTCTGGCCGCATCTTGAAGAATTTGTTGATAAATCAATAAAATACATTAAAAGCAAAGAAGAACTTCCTGATATTATTCACAGTCATTATGCCGATGCTGGATATGTTTGCACAGAACTGACTAAATTTTTTGGTATTCCGCTAATCCACACTGGTCACTCACTGGGGAAAAATAAGCTTACAAATCTTTTGAAAAATGGTCTTAGGGAAGATGAAATTAACAAACGCTATAAAATGGATCAGCGCATCAATGCAGAAGAAAGTGTCATTTTCTTTGCTGATAGAATTATAACAAGTACAAAACAAGAAATCAAAAAGCAATACGGCTTATACGAAAACACAAATGAGGAAAAATTTGTTGTGATTCCACCTAGCGTGGGACTCGATAGATTCTATCCCTATAACGAAAAACGAGAATGGGATGAAGAAGAAAGTAAAATTCGAGATCATATAAGAGAGGAGTTGTGGCGGTTTTTTACCAATCTTAACAAGCCAATAATACTTTCTTTGTGCCGCCCGGAAAAGAGAAAAAACATTTCCGGTTTAATTACAGCTTATGGAGAAGATAAAGAACTGCAAAAAAAAGCAAACCTTGCAATCTTTGCCGGAATTAGAAAAGATATAATGAAGATGCCGGATATCGAAAGAGAAGTATTAACCGAAATGCTTTTATTATTAGACAAATACAACCTGTATGGTAAAATGGCAATTCCTAAACGTCACGATGTTCATGATGAAGTTCCGGAGCTTTATAGAATTGCCGCGGAATCTCGCGGAGTTTTTGTCAATTCAGCATTTAATGAACCTTTCGGATTAACTCTAATTGAAGCGGCTGCTAGTGGTTTACCTGTAGTAGCAACAGATGACGGAGGTCCGCGCGATATTTTAGCCAACTTAAATAACGGGGAACTTGTTGATGTTACAGAATCAAGAAATATAGCTGCAGGTATCCATAAAATATTAGACAATGAGATAAAATGGGAAAAATATTCACACTCCGGAGTTGAAAAAGTTGAAAAATTTTACTCTTGGAAAGCACATACAACCAAATATATGGATGTTCTCAAAGATCTTCTTGAAGAGTATAGTGAGGAACCAAAAACATTTATCTCAACAGGCAGAAAATTGTTGAACTATGACAAATTCATGGTTTTTGATATAGACGATACTTTACTGGGAAATCCGGATGCAGCCGAAAGAATGAAAAAAGTAATTTTAGAAAACTCTGATCATATAGGATTTGGAGTTGCGACCGGACGAACTATTGATTCAGCAAAAACAGTTCTAGCTGAAAATAATTTTGTGCTGCCAGATCTAATAATATCATCCGTGGGTTCTGAAATATATTATAGAAATAAAGAAGAATATGTTTTTTCAACCGGGTGGGAATCTCATATTTCGCAAGGATGGAAGCGAGAGCAAATTGTAGATTCACTCTCTGATTATGATTTTCTCGAATACCAAGAGGAAAACACACAACGTAACTTTAAAGTAAGTTTTTACATTGATAATGCCGAAAAAAATTATAGAAAAGTGGTTAACACTTTAGTGCAAAACAAAATAAAAGCAAATTGTATAATTAGTCACAAAAATTATTTGGATATTCTTCCGGCAAGAGCAAGTAAAGGAAGAGCGGTAAGATACATTGCATACCGATGGAATCTGCTTCACAATAACATACTAGTTGCCGGAGATTCCGGCAATGACGAGGATATGTTAACGGGCGAATTGCTTGGCGTAGTAGTAGGCAATCATGGTGATGAATTAAATAAATTGAAAAGTAGAAGAAGAATTTATTTTGCTAAAGCCGAAAGATCCGATGGGATTATTGAAGGTTTAGAATATTACAAATTTCTCGAAAGGTAA
- a CDS encoding PfkB family carbohydrate kinase, translating into MQQLSSNEKYITAVGEILFDVYPTHKKLGGAPFNFIYHIEKLVGNGRIISRIGNDSDGKEILNYLEEKNINTDFIQIDEKFESGIVKVLLDDNKIPSFEILNNRAYDNIQLNDTIVNLIQNSNLLYVGTLAQRNTVSRETIKKTLEMKRKVFCDLNIRQNFYSKQVIEKTLNRSNVVKLNEAELELVTYLLFNVKDEIMASSKRIRNHFDLDLLCVTLGHKGAYLFREDSESYYKVEINKIADTVGAGDAYSAMMCLGYLRDWDLDRINMFASEFAGEICKIHGAIPENDDLYQLYKEKIK; encoded by the coding sequence ATGCAACAGCTAAGTTCAAATGAAAAATATATAACAGCGGTTGGGGAAATTCTCTTTGATGTTTATCCAACTCATAAAAAACTTGGTGGTGCACCCTTTAATTTCATTTATCACATCGAAAAACTAGTTGGCAATGGAAGAATCATTTCAAGAATTGGTAATGATTCAGACGGTAAGGAAATTCTAAATTATTTGGAAGAGAAAAATATTAATACAGATTTTATTCAAATAGATGAGAAGTTTGAATCCGGAATTGTGAAAGTACTTTTAGATGATAATAAAATCCCATCGTTTGAAATTCTTAACAATCGAGCATATGATAATATTCAACTGAACGACACTATTGTGAATCTGATTCAAAACTCAAATCTATTATATGTCGGAACTCTTGCTCAACGAAACACAGTTTCGCGCGAAACAATAAAAAAAACACTTGAAATGAAGCGGAAAGTCTTTTGTGATTTAAACATTCGGCAAAATTTCTATTCAAAACAAGTAATTGAAAAGACACTTAATAGAAGTAATGTTGTCAAATTAAATGAAGCCGAATTAGAGTTGGTGACATATCTATTATTTAATGTAAAAGATGAAATTATGGCTTCTTCAAAAAGAATTCGGAATCATTTCGATTTGGATTTGCTTTGTGTTACTCTTGGCCATAAAGGCGCATATCTGTTTCGTGAAGATTCAGAAAGCTACTATAAAGTGGAAATTAATAAAATAGCTGATACAGTTGGTGCCGGTGATGCATATTCGGCAATGATGTGTCTTGGATATTTAAGGGATTGGGATCTGGATAGGATAAACATGTTTGCTTCGGAGTTCGCTGGCGAGATTTGCAAAATTCATGGTGCTATTCCTGAAAACGATGATTTGTATCAACTATATAAAGAGAAAATAAAATGA
- a CDS encoding GSCFA domain-containing protein encodes MKFRTEIQIEPSKRKIEHNDSIFTIGSCFAENVGEFFQKYKFKSMINPFGVLYNTASIKNAIEFTKNEKVFTIDDLVFHQSEWHSFYHHSDFSHHESEIILQRINNKFKVVRSFLENVNWFIISLGTSFVYRHIEKDILVSNCHKIPQGNFQKEFLSVQENVSYLSELITLIREVNSNVSFVLTVSPVRHWRDGIHENQLSKSSLHLAVNEAVNNFDNVYYFPSYEILIDELRDYRFYAKDMFHPSEETIKYIWEKFNENYFSEDCQTLVGKIDKIIQASNHKIRNPKSDLTRNFAKENINHIRELEKIYPHINFADELNKFSSLINENE; translated from the coding sequence ATGAAATTCAGAACAGAAATCCAGATTGAACCAAGCAAAAGAAAAATTGAACACAATGACTCAATCTTTACCATTGGTTCATGTTTTGCTGAAAATGTAGGTGAGTTTTTCCAAAAGTATAAATTCAAGTCTATGATTAATCCCTTTGGTGTTTTGTACAATACCGCTTCTATTAAGAACGCCATTGAGTTTACAAAAAATGAAAAGGTTTTCACTATTGATGACCTGGTATTTCATCAAAGTGAATGGCATAGTTTTTATCATCATAGTGATTTTTCTCATCACGAAAGTGAAATAATTTTGCAAAGGATTAATAATAAATTTAAGGTAGTTCGTTCGTTTTTAGAAAATGTTAACTGGTTTATAATTTCATTAGGAACTTCCTTTGTTTATCGTCATATAGAAAAAGATATTTTAGTTTCTAATTGTCATAAAATACCGCAAGGAAATTTTCAAAAAGAATTTTTGTCTGTTCAAGAAAATGTATCATATTTATCTGAGTTAATAACCTTGATCAGAGAAGTAAATTCAAATGTAAGTTTTGTGCTTACTGTTTCTCCGGTTAGGCATTGGCGTGATGGCATTCATGAAAATCAACTCAGTAAATCAAGTTTACACTTAGCTGTTAATGAAGCTGTTAATAATTTTGACAATGTTTATTATTTCCCGTCCTATGAAATTTTGATTGATGAATTAAGAGATTACCGATTTTATGCAAAAGATATGTTTCACCCAAGTGAAGAAACGATAAAGTATATCTGGGAAAAGTTTAATGAAAATTATTTTAGTGAAGATTGTCAAACTTTAGTCGGTAAGATTGACAAAATTATTCAAGCATCTAATCATAAAATCAGAAATCCGAAATCTGATTTAACTAGAAATTTTGCTAAGGAAAATATTAATCACATAAGAGAACTGGAAAAAATTTATCCACACATAAATTTTGCCGATGAGTTGAATAAATTTTCTTCATTGATAAATGAAAACGAATAA
- the pyrE gene encoding orotate phosphoribosyltransferase — protein MTKDELAIEIYNVSHITGEFLLRSGQISNEYFDKYKFESIPGLLVPIARELKNLIPASTEILGGLEMGGIPLSTALSIETNIPTVFVRKKAKDYGTRKLAEGMNFDGKQMCVIEDVVTTGGQILLSVKELRELGANIDTVLCVIVRDPKAFDILAAEGLTLKPLFTMEEIKKMVEL, from the coding sequence ATGACAAAAGATGAATTGGCGATTGAGATTTATAATGTTTCACACATAACTGGAGAATTTTTGCTTCGCTCCGGTCAAATTTCAAATGAATATTTTGATAAGTATAAGTTTGAATCCATTCCCGGACTATTAGTTCCAATTGCAAGAGAGCTTAAAAATCTCATCCCTGCCAGCACAGAAATATTGGGCGGGTTAGAGATGGGAGGGATTCCTCTTTCTACAGCACTTTCTATTGAAACAAATATTCCCACTGTCTTTGTTAGAAAAAAAGCAAAAGATTACGGAACAAGAAAACTTGCTGAAGGAATGAACTTTGACGGTAAACAAATGTGTGTAATTGAAGATGTTGTTACAACGGGCGGACAAATTTTATTAAGTGTGAAAGAGTTAAGAGAGTTAGGAGCCAATATTGATACTGTTCTCTGTGTCATTGTACGTGATCCGAAAGCTTTTGATATACTTGCAGCGGAAGGTCTTACTTTAAAGCCTCTATTTACGATGGAAGAAATAAAAAAGATGGTAGAATTATAA
- a CDS encoding outer membrane beta-barrel protein — protein sequence MKKVLFTVLVLLLSASFIYGQTEKGKIAIGIGGEVALPSGDAADASEIGTGFGGTARFEYGFSNNLVGFVDAGYLMWPGDEVTYSFFGSTTTMKWDWSAIVVMGGVKYFFAKGLYGMAQAGIHAFTFDVETTGAGAGFGDASSSESKFGFAFGAGYELPLGSMALDLSAKYTFAASDFNYIGIRAGLKFPLK from the coding sequence ATGAAAAAAGTATTATTTACTGTTCTTGTTTTATTGTTGTCTGCATCATTTATTTATGGACAAACCGAAAAAGGTAAAATTGCCATTGGTATTGGTGGTGAAGTAGCACTTCCTTCGGGCGATGCAGCTGATGCCTCTGAAATCGGAACCGGATTTGGCGGTACAGCTAGATTTGAATATGGTTTTTCAAATAACTTAGTTGGTTTCGTTGATGCTGGTTATTTAATGTGGCCTGGAGATGAAGTTACTTATAGTTTCTTTGGATCTACTACAACAATGAAATGGGATTGGTCAGCAATAGTTGTTATGGGTGGTGTTAAGTATTTCTTTGCAAAAGGTTTATACGGTATGGCTCAAGCTGGTATCCATGCATTTACATTTGATGTTGAGACGACTGGTGCAGGTGCTGGTTTTGGAGATGCATCATCTTCAGAAAGTAAATTTGGTTTTGCGTTCGGTGCCGGTTACGAATTACCGCTTGGTTCAATGGCATTAGATTTGTCAGCTAAATATACTTTTGCAGCTTCAGATTTCAACTATATTGGTATTAGAGCTGGATTAAAATTCCCTCTTAAATAA
- a CDS encoding septal ring lytic transglycosylase RlpA family protein, with the protein MSKIKKIVLIIIILSSVTFMGVKVSTADENHFDLMNEYLENNNSEVNETIKIDFVKSGTMVASWYGPKFHGKQTANTEIFNELAYTAAHKTLPFGTMLRVKNPRNGKQVIVRINDRGPYIDGRDIDLSKGAAIALGMVEKGVIRVEVEKLIPQYASL; encoded by the coding sequence TTGAGTAAGATCAAAAAAATAGTGTTAATAATTATAATTTTATCGTCAGTCACTTTTATGGGAGTTAAGGTCTCCACGGCAGACGAAAATCATTTTGATTTAATGAATGAGTATCTTGAGAATAATAATTCTGAAGTAAATGAAACAATTAAAATAGATTTCGTAAAAAGCGGAACAATGGTTGCATCATGGTACGGACCAAAATTTCATGGCAAACAAACTGCAAACACTGAAATTTTTAACGAGTTAGCATATACTGCTGCACACAAAACTCTTCCCTTCGGTACAATGCTGAGAGTTAAGAATCCAAGAAATGGAAAACAGGTTATTGTAAGAATAAATGATCGTGGACCATATATTGACGGTCGCGATATAGATCTTTCTAAAGGCGCAGCAATTGCACTAGGAATGGTAGAAAAAGGAGTGATCCGAGTAGAAGTTGAAAAGTTAATTCCGCAGTACGCTTCACTTTGA